One genomic window of Halobellus limi includes the following:
- the bcp gene encoding thioredoxin-dependent thiol peroxidase — translation MLDTGETAPDFELPDQNGQTVSLSEFRDEYVVVYFYPRADTPGCTTEACGFRDSYAAFEDRGVAVLGISDDPVDDLKPFADEYDLPFALLSDEDGSVATAYDSYGEKNMFGNTFDGVFRNTYVVGPEGDVVLAYEGVSPEGHASEILADLDSFDDD, via the coding sequence ATGCTCGACACCGGCGAGACCGCCCCCGACTTCGAGTTGCCCGACCAGAACGGACAGACAGTGTCGCTCTCGGAGTTCCGAGACGAGTACGTCGTCGTGTACTTCTACCCGCGCGCGGACACCCCCGGCTGTACGACCGAGGCGTGCGGCTTTCGCGACTCCTACGCGGCGTTCGAAGACCGCGGCGTGGCCGTCCTCGGAATCAGCGACGACCCCGTCGACGACCTGAAACCGTTCGCCGACGAGTACGACCTGCCCTTCGCCCTGCTCTCCGACGAGGACGGATCGGTCGCGACCGCCTACGACTCCTACGGCGAGAAGAATATGTTCGGAAACACCTTCGACGGCGTCTTCCGGAACACGTACGTCGTCGGACCGGAGGGCGACGTCGTCCTCGCCTACGAGGGCGTTTCACCCGAGGGACACGCCTCGGAGATCCTCGCGGACCTCGACAGCTTCGACGACGACTGA
- the priS gene encoding DNA primase small subunit PriS — translation MEARTRTYLEGRFGDYYRRSDVSLPPAAERREWGHIPWSAGSTTMIRHQSLLDVGDLSDFLHRTAPRHVYFSSARFSDPGASSMDEKGWRSADLVFDLDADHLPGVDPAETTYAEMLAACKEELLNLLSFIDDDFGFEETEAVFSGGRGYHVHVRDPEVRELDSEARREIVDYVRAIDLDVEGLIGTESNRGTTRRVLRRRGGWGARVHRRLVDLAERLREMDEADALDRLQELDGIGEGRATTILGQIQHNFEAIRRGNVEAGGPGTRILVDALAAEAIEEETAPIDEPVTTDTKRLIRLPGSLHGGSGLTVTPLSREELDDFRPLEDAIPERFRGREIRVDVTDPGPTTFDGDTFTIPEGEQSVEECLGIFLMTRGRAEKIKE, via the coding sequence ATGGAGGCGCGCACGCGGACCTATCTGGAGGGGCGGTTCGGCGACTACTACCGCCGCAGCGACGTCTCCCTGCCGCCCGCGGCCGAACGCCGCGAGTGGGGACACATCCCCTGGAGCGCGGGCTCGACCACGATGATCCGCCACCAGTCGCTGCTCGACGTCGGCGACCTCTCGGATTTCCTGCACCGCACCGCGCCCCGGCACGTCTACTTCTCGTCGGCCCGCTTCTCCGACCCCGGCGCGAGTTCGATGGACGAGAAGGGCTGGCGGTCCGCGGACCTCGTGTTCGACCTCGACGCCGACCACCTCCCGGGGGTCGATCCCGCGGAGACGACCTACGCGGAGATGCTCGCCGCGTGCAAGGAGGAACTGCTGAATCTGCTCTCCTTCATCGACGACGACTTCGGCTTCGAGGAGACGGAGGCCGTCTTCTCCGGCGGCCGCGGCTACCACGTCCACGTCCGCGACCCCGAGGTGCGGGAACTCGACAGCGAGGCCCGTCGCGAGATCGTCGACTACGTCCGCGCGATCGACCTCGACGTCGAGGGGCTGATCGGCACGGAGTCGAACCGCGGCACCACCCGCCGGGTGCTTCGCCGCCGCGGCGGCTGGGGGGCGCGCGTGCACCGCCGGCTCGTCGACCTGGCCGAGCGCCTCCGGGAGATGGACGAGGCCGACGCGCTCGACCGGCTGCAGGAACTCGACGGGATCGGCGAGGGGCGCGCGACGACGATCCTCGGGCAGATCCAGCACAACTTCGAGGCGATCCGTCGGGGGAACGTCGAGGCCGGCGGTCCGGGGACGCGCATCCTCGTCGACGCGCTCGCCGCGGAGGCGATAGAGGAGGAGACCGCGCCGATCGACGAACCGGTGACGACCGACACGAAGCGGCTCATCCGCCTGCCGGGGAGCCTCCACGGCGGGTCCGGCCTGACGGTGACGCCGCTCTCCCGCGAGGAACTCGACGACTTCCGGCCGCTCGAAGACGCGATCCCCGAGCGCTTTCGCGGCAGGGAGATCAGGGTCGACGTGACGGATCCGGGGCCGACGACGTTCGACGGCGACACGTTTACTATCCCGGAGGGAGAGCAATCCGTAGAAGAGTGCCTCGGGATCTTCTTGATGACCCGGGGGCGCGCCGAGAAGATCAAAGAATGA
- a CDS encoding (2Fe-2S)-binding protein, protein MSTTDAPDESEPEAGDDSGGPSRRDIIKGTIGGTLVAANAYLFNNIRQTSAAGDGSPGVRERFSNQLKLTVNGREHFVRVEDQERLAETLRYKLGLTGTKFGCDRAMCGACTVQVDGDPIYSCSYFTKDAVGQEITTVEGLSEGGELHPIQESFIEELGGQCAFCTPGMIMSAKSLLEENGDPSREEVKDALEGNLCRCGNYENEIDSVLTAAERM, encoded by the coding sequence ATGTCTACGACAGATGCACCGGACGAGTCAGAGCCTGAGGCGGGCGACGACTCGGGAGGGCCGTCCCGCCGCGACATCATCAAGGGGACCATCGGCGGGACGCTCGTTGCGGCGAACGCGTACCTGTTCAACAACATCAGGCAGACGTCCGCAGCGGGCGACGGCTCGCCGGGGGTTCGAGAGCGGTTCTCGAACCAACTGAAGCTCACGGTCAACGGTCGCGAGCACTTCGTCAGGGTCGAAGATCAGGAGCGCCTCGCCGAGACGCTCCGGTACAAGCTCGGGCTGACCGGGACGAAGTTCGGGTGCGACCGGGCGATGTGCGGTGCCTGTACCGTCCAGGTCGACGGGGATCCGATCTACAGTTGCTCTTACTTCACGAAAGACGCTGTGGGCCAGGAGATCACGACGGTCGAGGGGCTCTCGGAGGGCGGTGAACTCCACCCGATCCAGGAGTCGTTCATCGAGGAACTCGGCGGGCAGTGTGCGTTCTGTACGCCCGGGATGATCATGTCGGCGAAGTCGCTGCTCGAAGAGAACGGCGACCCGTCCCGCGAGGAGGTCAAAGACGCCCTGGAGGGCAACCTCTGTCGGTGCGGCAACTACGAGAACGAGATCGACAGCGTCCTCACAGCGGCCGAGCGGATGTGA
- a CDS encoding DNA replication complex subunit Gins51 has translation MNLDELRSVRRTERQKDSLQHLRDSFYEDVAAYIAERKAERRRAADAAEDPFADPEVGQLTDEIETAEDVVEAIYERRVGKVVKLASFAAADMSADTDGLTAEERELFENLVSRIKQNRRNVLDVLAGEGGDATTGESSAETGGPQSASAGSPSEAAASPTDPESADPTASEPADPQVTEGQADAPTDPKAASPDDVLADAMGGNERPDGDASPSDATDDEPTESPRDASGGDRPEDVPPDLPPDAPPDATASETPVIGDSGVDGESGQGEPRTDGAPGRVENGRDSAGAGEADPTERVTLRITEDVGAILGVDEREYDLESEDVVTLPTTNAGPLIERDAAERLD, from the coding sequence ATGAACTTAGACGAGTTGCGGAGCGTCCGTCGGACCGAGCGGCAGAAGGACAGCCTCCAGCATCTCCGCGACTCCTTCTACGAGGACGTCGCCGCCTACATCGCAGAGCGGAAGGCCGAGCGCCGCCGCGCGGCCGACGCGGCCGAGGACCCCTTCGCGGACCCCGAGGTCGGTCAGTTGACCGACGAGATCGAGACCGCCGAAGACGTCGTCGAGGCCATCTACGAGCGCCGCGTCGGCAAGGTCGTCAAGCTCGCGTCCTTCGCGGCTGCGGACATGAGCGCCGACACCGACGGCCTCACCGCCGAGGAGCGGGAACTGTTCGAGAACCTCGTCAGTCGAATCAAGCAGAACCGTCGGAACGTCCTCGACGTCCTCGCGGGCGAGGGCGGCGACGCGACGACGGGCGAGTCCTCCGCCGAGACGGGCGGACCCCAGTCGGCGTCGGCCGGCTCACCGTCGGAGGCGGCCGCTTCACCGACGGACCCCGAGTCCGCCGATCCGACGGCATCAGAACCGGCGGACCCGCAGGTGACGGAGGGACAGGCGGACGCGCCGACGGACCCGAAAGCAGCCTCTCCGGACGACGTGCTGGCGGACGCGATGGGCGGGAACGAGCGCCCCGACGGCGACGCTTCGCCGTCGGACGCGACGGACGACGAACCGACCGAGTCACCTCGCGACGCGTCGGGGGGCGACCGCCCCGAAGACGTCCCGCCGGACCTCCCTCCGGACGCGCCCCCTGATGCGACGGCATCCGAAACGCCGGTGATCGGCGATAGCGGTGTCGACGGTGAGTCCGGTCAGGGTGAGCCGCGAACGGACGGCGCACCGGGACGCGTCGAGAACGGCCGTGACTCCGCGGGGGCCGGGGAGGCGGATCCGACCGAGCGCGTGACGCTCCGGATCACGGAGGACGTCGGAGCGATCCTCGGCGTCGACGAACGCGAGTACGACCTCGAATCCGAGGACGTGGTGACGCTCCCGACGACGAACGCGGGTCCGCTCATAGAGCGGGACGCCGCCGAACGCCTGGATTGA
- a CDS encoding xanthine dehydrogenase family protein molybdopterin-binding subunit, giving the protein MSNHNYVGNDFEVPDGRAKVTGEAKYADDYQFDNLLHAKTVKSPYAHARVRNIDTSEAESMSGVQAVITHEDVPDATIGQPVLAEEPLTFGYPVAAVAADDEYTAAAAVEAIDVEWEVLDHVVDPVETLKPGSPNARPEGNVPTGEAGGESAEGQGGGEAAADTIKWNDADFSGDFPENPGDFTMEWNWGEVSDGFENADTVYEDTVKAQPQPTNPMEPRSTVAEWGTDGHVTIWGSSQSISLTHTGVAGIIGKPPTEVTFISNFCGGGFGSKGTAYPQMGVPAFLSREVNRPVKIRGTRREEFHWGNGRATFIARTRVGLDSEGTITALEIDAIGDAGAYSSDALSTLSSGFNSLTQCWQPETLRFRGIGVFTNTPKRWPQRGPGQNQAALAIAQVIDEAAKQAGLDPLDVCLRNAPENRDPAGADRLPMTSAYLGEAYELAADAIGYEEKRARSGTREGSKVYGVGMASSSHQSGYIGFDGLIVVHTDGTVEVRQGAGNLGTESFAAVARMAADTMNADWENVEVSWGSSDKSSFTLGQFSSNTTFTEGLANVKAAETAVQYLKELAAEELGGTAEAYTVENHEVVHGQSGESITFAEAAQAAVDAGGKYSAEEIPEQYQESLVPLTIAAASDAVGQGLVAFGKTTGEDLDGFVTSFAGAISEVSVDLETGKITVEEMANYNDSGTVVHPESFEAQVEGGATQGIGYTLYEQYRHDDGTGIPVNTDLYKSKPPSIHDYVSGDLHVGAVGEPDPFGPYGAKGVGEPPYGAASGAVAAAVKDALGTTFNEFPVTPDKVLEKVRAGEVDI; this is encoded by the coding sequence GTGTCCAACCACAACTACGTCGGAAACGACTTCGAGGTCCCGGACGGCCGGGCGAAGGTGACGGGCGAGGCAAAGTACGCGGACGACTACCAGTTCGATAACCTCCTGCACGCGAAGACCGTCAAGAGTCCCTACGCCCACGCGAGGGTGCGCAACATCGACACCTCCGAGGCGGAGTCGATGTCGGGCGTTCAGGCGGTCATCACCCACGAGGACGTCCCGGACGCGACGATCGGCCAGCCGGTGCTCGCCGAGGAGCCGCTGACGTTCGGGTACCCCGTCGCGGCGGTGGCCGCCGACGACGAGTACACCGCGGCCGCGGCCGTCGAGGCGATCGACGTCGAGTGGGAGGTCCTCGACCACGTCGTCGACCCCGTCGAGACGCTCAAACCGGGCAGTCCGAACGCCAGGCCCGAAGGCAACGTCCCCACCGGCGAGGCCGGCGGCGAGAGCGCCGAGGGACAGGGCGGCGGGGAGGCCGCCGCGGACACGATCAAGTGGAACGACGCCGACTTCAGTGGCGACTTTCCCGAGAATCCCGGCGACTTCACGATGGAGTGGAACTGGGGCGAGGTCTCCGACGGGTTCGAGAACGCCGACACGGTCTACGAGGACACGGTCAAGGCCCAACCGCAACCCACGAACCCGATGGAGCCGCGTTCGACCGTCGCCGAGTGGGGCACCGACGGCCACGTCACCATCTGGGGGTCCAGCCAGAGTATCAGCCTGACGCACACGGGCGTGGCGGGAATAATCGGCAAGCCGCCCACGGAGGTCACCTTCATCAGCAACTTCTGTGGCGGCGGGTTCGGATCGAAGGGGACCGCCTACCCGCAGATGGGCGTTCCGGCGTTCCTCTCCCGGGAGGTCAACCGCCCGGTGAAGATCCGCGGGACCCGCCGCGAGGAGTTCCACTGGGGGAACGGCCGCGCGACGTTCATCGCGCGAACGCGCGTCGGTCTCGACTCCGAGGGGACGATCACGGCGCTGGAGATCGACGCGATCGGCGACGCCGGCGCGTACTCCTCCGACGCGCTGTCGACGCTCAGTTCCGGGTTCAACTCGCTGACGCAGTGCTGGCAGCCGGAGACGCTTCGGTTCCGCGGGATCGGGGTCTTCACCAACACGCCCAAGCGGTGGCCGCAGCGGGGCCCCGGACAGAACCAGGCGGCGCTGGCGATCGCGCAGGTCATCGACGAGGCCGCCAAGCAGGCGGGGCTGGACCCGCTTGACGTCTGTCTCCGGAACGCGCCCGAGAACCGCGATCCGGCGGGCGCCGACCGGCTCCCGATGACGAGCGCGTACCTCGGCGAGGCCTACGAACTGGCGGCCGACGCGATCGGTTACGAGGAGAAACGGGCTCGGTCCGGGACCCGGGAGGGCTCGAAGGTCTACGGCGTCGGGATGGCGTCGTCGTCCCACCAGTCGGGCTACATCGGCTTCGACGGCCTGATCGTCGTCCACACCGACGGCACCGTCGAGGTGCGACAGGGCGCCGGCAACCTCGGGACGGAGAGCTTCGCCGCGGTCGCCCGGATGGCCGCGGACACGATGAACGCCGACTGGGAGAACGTCGAGGTCTCCTGGGGTAGCAGCGACAAGTCCTCGTTCACGCTGGGGCAGTTCTCCTCGAACACGACGTTCACCGAGGGGTTGGCCAACGTGAAGGCCGCGGAGACGGCCGTACAGTACCTCAAGGAACTGGCCGCCGAGGAACTCGGCGGAACGGCGGAGGCGTACACCGTGGAGAACCACGAGGTCGTCCACGGGCAGTCCGGCGAGTCGATCACGTTCGCCGAGGCCGCACAGGCCGCCGTCGACGCCGGCGGCAAGTACTCCGCAGAGGAGATCCCAGAGCAGTACCAGGAGAGCCTGGTGCCGCTGACGATCGCCGCCGCGAGCGACGCGGTCGGGCAGGGGCTGGTCGCGTTCGGCAAGACCACGGGCGAGGACCTCGACGGGTTCGTCACCTCCTTCGCGGGCGCCATCTCGGAGGTTTCGGTCGACCTGGAGACGGGCAAGATCACCGTCGAGGAGATGGCCAACTACAACGACTCGGGGACCGTCGTCCACCCCGAGAGCTTCGAGGCCCAGGTCGAGGGCGGGGCGACTCAGGGGATCGGGTACACCCTGTACGAGCAGTACCGACACGACGACGGCACCGGGATCCCGGTGAACACGGACCTCTACAAGAGCAAGCCGCCGTCGATACACGACTACGTCTCCGGCGACCTCCACGTCGGCGCCGTCGGGGAGCCCGATCCGTTCGGCCCCTACGGCGCCAAAGGAGTGGGGGAACCGCCGTACGGCGCGGCCTCCGGTGCGGTCGCCGCGGCGGTCAAAGACGCCCTGGGAACGACCTTCAACGAGTTCCCCGTCACCCCCGACAAGGTGCTTGAGAAGGTCCGCGCCGGGGAGGTGGACATCTAA
- a CDS encoding FAD binding domain-containing protein, producing MQQDMIPPLEHIDATSVDHAVRLLDEHGSDAATIAGNTDEINWLKNRERSPEVLVDLKPIEELKEITETSGGGLRIGALATLSDVESHDAVTDGFSVLAEAMGEIATPQIRNQGTIGGNLTQDSRCWYYRGGFDCYRAGGNTCYAITGESSDHAVTDYSRCITAHPSDGAVALIALGAEVVVSGPRGERREPLSEFFVGPEDNITVMHDLAHDEILTHIEVPSEWRGADFYFEKVRGRDSWDFAIGNIAAAVKKSGGSVSDVRLVANGFAPTPKRLRTAERSIQGSRLSESNIDAAAENVLPNAAPQPDNEYKLNLADNLVRRALNSVA from the coding sequence ATGCAACAAGACATGATCCCGCCGCTCGAGCACATCGACGCCACGAGCGTCGACCACGCCGTGCGGCTCCTGGACGAACACGGAAGCGACGCGGCAACGATCGCGGGTAACACCGACGAGATCAACTGGCTGAAGAACCGCGAGCGGTCGCCGGAGGTCCTCGTCGACCTGAAACCGATCGAGGAGCTGAAGGAGATCACCGAGACGAGCGGTGGAGGGCTTCGGATCGGTGCGCTGGCGACGCTGTCGGACGTCGAGAGCCACGACGCGGTCACCGACGGGTTCTCCGTGCTCGCGGAGGCGATGGGCGAGATCGCGACCCCGCAGATCAGAAACCAGGGGACGATCGGCGGCAACCTCACGCAGGACTCCCGTTGCTGGTACTACCGCGGCGGCTTCGACTGCTACCGCGCGGGCGGGAACACCTGCTATGCGATCACCGGGGAGTCGAGCGACCACGCGGTCACCGACTACTCGCGGTGCATCACCGCCCACCCCTCCGACGGGGCCGTCGCGCTCATCGCCCTCGGCGCCGAGGTCGTCGTCAGCGGTCCGCGCGGCGAGCGCCGGGAGCCGCTCTCGGAGTTCTTCGTCGGGCCGGAGGACAACATCACCGTGATGCACGACCTCGCCCACGACGAGATCCTCACCCACATCGAGGTCCCCAGCGAGTGGCGCGGCGCGGACTTCTACTTCGAGAAGGTCCGCGGTCGCGACTCCTGGGACTTCGCCATCGGGAACATCGCCGCGGCCGTGAAGAAGAGCGGGGGGTCCGTCTCGGACGTTCGCCTCGTCGCGAACGGCTTCGCGCCGACGCCGAAGCGCCTGCGCACCGCGGAGCGATCGATACAGGGGAGCCGGCTCTCCGAGAGCAACATCGACGCGGCCGCGGAGAACGTCCTGCCGAACGCCGCGCCGCAGCCGGACAACGAGTACAAACTGAACCTCGCGGACAACCTCGTCAGGCGGGCGCTCAACAGCGTCGCCTGA
- the trmB gene encoding HTH-type sugar sensing transcriptional regulator TrmB, whose protein sequence is MADELRTTLERVGDRFNLGEYEIEAYLAVLEHGELTASEIADRTEIPQPRVYDTVRSLSDRGLVELRESRPMKIVAVAPEDAFGNVQQSLDELVSELEARYTAPARDTEAVSLVKSRSTILRYVEEIIESAEYELILSLTPDLLRRFREDLAAAIDDGVSIDLLVTPRSRAPDPDDFDYLEVATVARARRGITTPVLAVADGNYSVYATQDALRDDRERYGVIFNRSALGFLVSGFFGTVLWSTAETLAADGKRRPFPRRYASIRRAVKDVRELDGPFYASITGRDIETGDAVVVEGKVQTAKIEATEEVASLKLETDDGVLDVGGLVAALEDVEAQEIILGRDGVPDREQFA, encoded by the coding sequence ATGGCAGACGAACTCCGAACGACGCTCGAACGCGTCGGCGACCGCTTCAATCTCGGGGAGTACGAGATCGAGGCGTACCTGGCCGTCCTCGAACACGGCGAACTCACCGCCTCCGAGATCGCCGACCGCACGGAGATCCCCCAGCCCAGGGTGTACGACACGGTCCGGAGCCTCTCGGACCGGGGGCTCGTCGAACTGCGGGAGTCGCGACCGATGAAGATCGTCGCCGTCGCGCCCGAGGACGCCTTCGGCAACGTCCAGCAGTCGCTCGACGAACTGGTCTCGGAGCTGGAAGCGCGCTACACCGCGCCGGCCCGCGACACCGAGGCCGTCTCGCTCGTCAAGTCGCGCTCGACGATCCTCCGCTACGTCGAGGAGATCATCGAGAGCGCCGAGTACGAGCTGATCCTCTCGCTCACGCCGGACCTCCTCCGGCGGTTCCGCGAGGACCTCGCGGCCGCCATCGACGACGGCGTGAGCATCGACCTACTCGTGACGCCCCGCTCGCGTGCGCCGGATCCCGACGACTTCGACTACCTGGAGGTCGCGACCGTCGCGCGCGCTCGGCGCGGGATCACGACGCCGGTCCTCGCGGTCGCCGACGGCAACTACTCCGTCTACGCGACGCAGGACGCCCTCCGCGACGACCGCGAGCGCTACGGCGTCATCTTCAACCGCTCGGCGCTCGGCTTTCTCGTCTCGGGGTTCTTCGGCACGGTCCTGTGGTCGACCGCGGAGACGCTCGCCGCCGACGGCAAGCGGCGGCCGTTCCCCCGGCGCTACGCGTCGATCCGCCGCGCCGTGAAGGACGTCCGCGAACTCGACGGACCGTTCTACGCCTCGATCACCGGTCGCGACATCGAGACCGGCGACGCCGTCGTCGTCGAGGGGAAGGTCCAGACGGCGAAGATCGAGGCCACAGAGGAGGTCGCCTCGCTCAAACTGGAGACCGACGACGGCGTGCTCGACGTCGGCGGCCTCGTCGCCGCGCTCGAAGACGTCGAGGCCCAGGAGATCATCCTCGGTCGCGACGGCGTCCCCGACCGCGAGCAGTTCGCCTGA
- a CDS encoding XdhC family protein, protein MGEHGGTDESTGVYGRVEELTEAGETVALATVTGVDGSAPQDPGAAMLVRADGRTEGTVGGGTVEERTRRAALEAIEARSPRTEHWELRPEGNTGMVCGGEMDVFINVIPGKQRLIAAGGGHIGQSLAAMAAEMGYDVFVVDDRKEFADPERFPDADVYADDYDAGIESVGVTDNTAVVVATRSGHFDRVASREALERGAYYVGLVASDTKAERVADGLREDGVDDGDFERFHSPVGLELGGGDPADVALSILAELNRVRHGLRPGTIDS, encoded by the coding sequence ATGGGCGAGCACGGCGGAACCGACGAATCGACCGGGGTGTACGGTCGAGTCGAGGAACTGACCGAGGCCGGCGAGACGGTCGCGCTCGCGACCGTGACCGGCGTGGACGGGTCGGCCCCGCAGGACCCCGGTGCGGCGATGCTCGTCCGCGCGGACGGGCGGACTGAGGGGACCGTCGGCGGCGGGACGGTGGAGGAGCGGACGCGCCGGGCCGCCCTCGAAGCGATCGAAGCGCGGAGCCCGCGGACCGAACACTGGGAACTCCGGCCCGAGGGCAACACCGGGATGGTCTGCGGCGGCGAGATGGACGTGTTCATCAACGTGATTCCCGGCAAGCAACGGCTGATCGCCGCCGGCGGCGGCCACATCGGCCAGTCGCTCGCGGCGATGGCCGCCGAGATGGGGTACGACGTGTTCGTCGTCGACGACAGGAAGGAGTTCGCGGACCCGGAGCGGTTCCCGGACGCCGACGTGTACGCCGACGACTACGACGCGGGGATCGAATCGGTCGGCGTCACCGACAACACCGCCGTCGTCGTCGCCACGAGGAGCGGCCACTTCGATCGGGTCGCCTCGCGGGAGGCGCTCGAACGCGGGGCGTACTACGTCGGCCTCGTCGCCTCCGACACGAAGGCCGAACGCGTCGCCGACGGCCTCCGCGAGGACGGCGTCGACGACGGCGACTTCGAGCGGTTTCACTCGCCGGTCGGCCTCGAACTGGGCGGCGGCGACCCCGCGGACGTCGCCCTCTCGATCCTCGCCGAGCTCAACCGGGTCCGCCACGGGTTGCGACCCGGCACCATCGACTCCTGA